From Providencia sp. R33, a single genomic window includes:
- a CDS encoding aminodeoxychorismate synthase component II — MLLLIDNYDSFTYNLYQYFCELGTEVVVKRNDEITIEEIEQLSPTHLVISPGPCTPDEAGISLEAIKYFAGKLPILGICLGHQAIGQAFGASVVKAREVMHGKTSAIHHNHQGVFKGLNRPLTVTRYHSLVIAAETLPVSFDVSAWSLNNGDVDEIMGIRHKTLPIEGVQFHPESILSEQGHELLNNFLKY, encoded by the coding sequence ATGCTTCTACTTATTGATAATTACGATTCATTTACTTACAACCTTTACCAATACTTTTGTGAGTTAGGGACAGAGGTTGTTGTAAAACGTAATGACGAAATTACCATCGAAGAAATTGAACAGCTTTCGCCTACGCATCTTGTGATTTCACCCGGGCCATGTACACCAGATGAAGCAGGGATCTCCCTTGAGGCGATAAAATATTTTGCGGGCAAACTGCCCATTTTAGGGATTTGCCTTGGGCACCAAGCCATAGGCCAAGCTTTCGGCGCGTCTGTCGTCAAAGCACGTGAAGTGATGCACGGAAAAACATCCGCAATCCATCATAACCATCAAGGCGTGTTTAAAGGTTTGAACCGGCCACTGACGGTGACTCGTTATCACTCTCTGGTTATTGCCGCAGAGACACTTCCTGTTTCTTTTGATGTATCAGCATGGTCACTGAATAACGGTGATGTTGATGAAATCATGGGAATACGGCACAAAACCTTGCCAATCGAAGGCGTTCAGTTTCATCCTGAAAGCATTCTGAGTGAACAAGGTCATGAGTTATTGAATAATTTCTTAAAGTATTAG
- a CDS encoding aspartate aminotransferase family protein, with amino-acid sequence MTEQQSVNRQTFDQVMLPIFSPAEFIPVKGEGSRVWDQQGKEYIDFAGGIAVLALGHCHPSLVAAVREQSEKLWHVSNIFTNEQALKLAQKITHATFADRAFFVNSGSEANEAAFKLARRYAITKYSPYKTKIIAFKQGFHGRTLFTVSVGGQAKYADGFGPKPADIIHVPFNDLDAVKAVIDENTCAVVLEPVQGEGGVTAATSEFLQGVRKLCDENNALLIFDEVQSGMGRTGKLFSYMHYGVTPDILTTAKALGGGFPISAMITTEEIAKTMEVGSHGTTYGGNPLACAVGNAAFDIINTEEVLKGVEKRRELFVTHLNKLNDKYGIFSEIRGMGLLIGAELDGKLLNRSKDILQASAVEGLMMLNAGTNVLRFTPSLIISEEEINSGMAKLETAIGKLLG; translated from the coding sequence ATGACAGAACAACAATCAGTAAATCGGCAGACTTTTGACCAAGTCATGTTGCCTATATTTTCACCCGCTGAGTTTATTCCAGTAAAGGGCGAAGGAAGCCGTGTTTGGGATCAGCAAGGCAAAGAATACATTGACTTTGCAGGTGGAATTGCCGTTTTAGCATTAGGGCACTGCCACCCAAGTTTGGTTGCGGCCGTTCGTGAGCAAAGTGAAAAGCTTTGGCACGTCAGTAATATCTTTACCAATGAACAAGCACTTAAACTTGCACAAAAAATCACCCACGCGACATTTGCTGATCGCGCGTTTTTTGTGAACTCAGGTTCAGAAGCCAATGAAGCGGCTTTTAAACTAGCGCGTCGTTATGCCATCACAAAATACAGTCCTTATAAAACCAAAATCATTGCATTTAAGCAGGGGTTCCATGGGCGCACACTATTTACCGTTTCGGTTGGTGGGCAAGCTAAATACGCTGACGGTTTTGGGCCAAAGCCTGCGGATATTATCCATGTACCTTTTAACGACCTCGATGCAGTTAAAGCGGTGATCGATGAGAATACCTGTGCGGTTGTTTTAGAGCCCGTACAAGGTGAAGGTGGCGTCACTGCGGCTACGTCAGAATTTCTGCAAGGTGTTCGTAAGCTGTGTGATGAAAATAACGCCTTATTAATTTTCGATGAAGTGCAAAGTGGAATGGGGCGCACAGGCAAACTATTTTCTTATATGCACTATGGTGTGACACCCGATATTTTGACCACAGCAAAAGCATTGGGCGGTGGTTTTCCAATTAGTGCGATGATTACGACAGAAGAAATCGCGAAAACCATGGAAGTTGGTTCTCATGGTACAACGTATGGTGGTAACCCATTAGCTTGCGCGGTGGGCAATGCCGCATTTGATATTATTAATACTGAAGAAGTATTAAAAGGTGTCGAAAAACGTCGCGAGCTATTTGTTACTCATTTAAATAAGCTGAATGATAAATACGGCATTTTCTCCGAGATCAGAGGAATGGGGTTATTAATCGGCGCGGAGTTAGATGGCAAACTATTAAACCGCTCGAAAGATATTTTGCAAGCCAGTGCAGTGGAAGGCCTGATGATGTTAAACGCCGGCACTAACGTACTGCGTTTTACGCCTTCTCTGATTATTTCTGAAGAAGAAATCAACAGCGGAATGGCAAAATTAGAGACGGCGATTGGGAAGTTGCTGGGTTAA
- the crp gene encoding cAMP-activated global transcriptional regulator CRP, whose protein sequence is MVLGKPQTDPTLEWFLSHCHIHKYPSKSTLIHQGEKAETLYYIVKGSVAVLIKDEEGKEMILSYLNQGDFIGELGLFEEGQERTAWVRAKIACEVAEISYKKFRQLIQVNPDILMRLSAQMASRLQTTSEKVGNLAFLDVTGRIAQTLLNLAKQPDAMTHPDGMQIKITRQEIGQIVGCSRETVGRILKMLEDQNLISAHGKTIVVYGTR, encoded by the coding sequence ATGGTTCTCGGCAAGCCACAAACAGACCCTACTCTTGAATGGTTTTTGTCACACTGCCATATTCATAAGTATCCATCCAAGAGCACACTGATCCATCAGGGTGAGAAAGCAGAAACCCTTTACTACATAGTTAAAGGTTCAGTGGCTGTTTTAATCAAAGATGAAGAAGGCAAAGAAATGATCCTCTCCTACCTGAATCAGGGGGATTTCATTGGTGAGCTTGGATTATTTGAAGAAGGGCAAGAACGTACTGCGTGGGTTAGAGCAAAAATCGCCTGCGAAGTTGCTGAAATTTCTTACAAAAAATTCCGTCAATTGATTCAGGTTAACCCTGATATCTTAATGCGCCTCTCTGCGCAAATGGCAAGCCGCCTACAAACCACGTCAGAAAAAGTGGGCAACCTCGCCTTCTTAGACGTGACAGGTCGTATTGCACAAACGTTACTGAATCTAGCCAAACAACCTGATGCCATGACGCATCCAGACGGGATGCAAATCAAAATCACCCGTCAGGAAATTGGCCAAATCGTTGGTTGTTCCCGTGAAACTGTCGGCCGTATTTTGAAAATGCTGGAAGATCAAAACTTAATCTCCGCGCATGGTAAAACCATTGTTGTTTACGGTACACGATAA
- a CDS encoding OsmC family protein has protein sequence MEARVKWVEGLSFLGESASGHQVMMDGNAGDKAPSPMEMVLMAAGGCSAIDVVSILQKGRNDITDCEVKLTSERREEAPRYFVKIHLHFIVTGNELTDKAVERAVQLSAEKYCSVALMLEKTVEVTHSFEIRN, from the coding sequence ATGGAAGCAAGAGTTAAATGGGTAGAAGGACTCTCTTTTTTAGGTGAGTCAGCGTCAGGCCACCAAGTGATGATGGATGGTAACGCAGGCGATAAAGCACCAAGCCCAATGGAGATGGTGTTAATGGCAGCGGGCGGTTGTAGCGCGATTGACGTGGTATCCATCTTACAAAAAGGTCGTAATGACATTACCGACTGTGAAGTGAAATTAACCTCCGAGCGTCGCGAAGAAGCGCCACGCTATTTCGTTAAAATTCATTTGCATTTTATTGTAACAGGGAATGAATTAACGGATAAAGCCGTTGAACGTGCGGTTCAACTTTCGGCTGAAAAATATTGTTCGGTCGCGTTGATGTTAGAAAAAACTGTGGAAGTGACCCACAGCTTTGAAATAAGAAATTAA
- a CDS encoding phosphoribulokinase, whose protein sequence is MSKKHPIIAITGSSGAGTTSTSQAFRKIFHQLNIQSATLEGDSFHRYTRPEMDMAIRKAREQGRHISYFGPEANDFALLEQTLVDYAKTGCGKSRKYLHTYDEAVPYGLQPGTFTPWESLPEKTDVLFYEGLHGGIVTPEHNVAQHVDLLVGVVPIVNLEWIQKLIRDTTERGHSREAVMDSVVRSMGDYINYITPQFSRTHINFQRVPTVDTSNPFSAKAIPSQDESFIVIRFRGLEQIDFPYLLSMISGSFISAMNTIVVPGGKLGLAMELIMTPIVEKLISQKHS, encoded by the coding sequence ATGTCCAAAAAACACCCGATTATTGCCATCACTGGTTCAAGCGGTGCCGGCACAACCTCAACTAGCCAAGCATTCCGTAAAATATTCCATCAATTAAATATCCAATCTGCCACGCTAGAAGGTGACAGCTTCCATCGTTATACTCGCCCTGAAATGGATATGGCGATCCGCAAAGCCAGAGAACAAGGCCGCCATATTAGTTATTTTGGCCCAGAAGCCAATGACTTTGCGCTACTTGAGCAAACACTGGTGGATTACGCCAAAACGGGCTGTGGGAAATCACGAAAATACCTACATACCTATGACGAAGCAGTTCCTTATGGTTTACAACCAGGTACATTCACCCCTTGGGAATCGTTACCCGAAAAAACGGATGTGCTGTTCTATGAGGGCTTACACGGTGGGATAGTGACACCTGAGCACAATGTCGCGCAACATGTTGATTTACTTGTCGGTGTTGTGCCTATCGTGAACTTAGAGTGGATACAAAAGCTCATCAGAGACACTACGGAGCGCGGGCACTCCCGAGAAGCGGTAATGGATTCAGTGGTACGTTCGATGGGTGACTACATTAACTACATTACACCACAATTTTCCCGTACTCATATTAACTTCCAACGCGTACCGACTGTGGATACCTCAAACCCATTTTCAGCGAAAGCCATTCCTTCACAAGATGAAAGCTTTATCGTTATTCGCTTTCGTGGGCTTGAACAGATCGATTTTCCCTACCTGCTATCAATGATATCAGGCTCTTTTATCTCTGCGATGAATACTATTGTGGTACCTGGAGGGAAATTAGGCTTAGCGATGGAATTAATTATGACACCAATAGTTGAAAAACTAATTAGTCAAAAACATAGCTAA
- a CDS encoding YheU family protein yields MIIPWRELAPETLENLIESYVLREGTDYGAQEKSLQDKVNDVKRQLVSGEIVLVWSELHESVNFMPKAR; encoded by the coding sequence ATGATTATTCCTTGGCGAGAGCTTGCGCCTGAAACACTGGAAAATCTGATTGAAAGCTATGTGTTACGCGAGGGCACCGACTACGGCGCCCAAGAAAAAAGCCTGCAAGATAAAGTGAACGATGTGAAACGGCAGTTAGTTTCTGGCGAAATTGTGCTAGTCTGGTCAGAATTGCATGAATCCGTTAATTTCATGCCTAAAGCCCGCTAA
- a CDS encoding hydrolase codes for MSENFRPISWAKNPHLQTLLPRIFRRTPKIKPLWQRLELPDGDFIDLAWSEKPELAAHKPRLVIFHGLEGNFKSPYAHGMLESAQNQGWLGVIMHFRGCSGEPNRQQRIYHSGETTDARYFLRWLKQTFGDAPTAAVGYSLGGNMLACYLAESGQNADVDAGVVVSAPLMLEACSLRMEKGISQFYQRYLLNGLKRNATRKLVRYPGSLPLNLLQLKQLKRIREFDDVITARIHGFDDATDYYQKCSALPKLAYITKPTLIIHAKDDPFMAPEVVPDLSHLPKNVEYQMTEHGGHVGFVSGTLRKPKMWLETRIPQWLTPYLNKEKE; via the coding sequence ATGTCAGAAAACTTTCGTCCGATAAGTTGGGCTAAGAATCCACACCTCCAAACTTTGTTGCCAAGAATTTTTCGCAGGACACCGAAAATTAAACCTCTTTGGCAGAGACTCGAATTGCCTGATGGCGATTTTATCGATCTTGCTTGGAGCGAGAAACCTGAGCTCGCTGCACATAAGCCGCGTTTAGTCATTTTTCATGGCTTAGAAGGCAATTTTAAAAGCCCCTATGCCCACGGCATGTTAGAAAGCGCACAAAACCAAGGTTGGTTAGGTGTCATCATGCATTTTCGAGGTTGCAGCGGCGAACCCAATCGCCAACAACGCATCTATCATTCAGGTGAAACAACTGATGCGCGCTATTTTTTACGCTGGCTAAAACAAACCTTTGGTGATGCACCAACAGCGGCTGTGGGTTATTCCCTTGGTGGTAATATGTTAGCATGTTATCTCGCTGAAAGCGGTCAAAATGCCGATGTGGACGCTGGCGTGGTGGTCTCCGCACCATTAATGTTGGAAGCCTGTTCATTGCGTATGGAAAAAGGGATTTCTCAATTTTATCAGCGCTATTTACTCAATGGCTTAAAGCGTAATGCAACTCGTAAACTGGTTCGCTACCCTGGTTCATTACCATTAAATTTGTTACAGCTAAAACAACTAAAACGCATTCGTGAATTTGATGATGTTATCACCGCTCGTATTCATGGCTTTGATGATGCAACGGATTATTATCAAAAATGCAGTGCACTCCCTAAGCTTGCTTATATCACTAAGCCAACATTAATTATTCATGCCAAAGATGATCCCTTTATGGCACCTGAAGTGGTCCCTGATTTATCACATTTACCTAAAAATGTGGAATATCAAATGACTGAGCATGGTGGCCACGTGGGCTTTGTGAGTGGAACATTAAGAAAGCCCAAAATGTGGCTAGAAACCCGAATTCCACAATGGCTAACCCCTTATTTAAATAAGGAAAAAGAATGA
- a CDS encoding LysE family translocator: MTLGLIFSLFTFLFIAAVTPGPNNMLLTSSAANYGFRRTITLCLGIMLGMQSILYLSAFGIAALLLLYPAIHIVLKIAGSIYLLWLAWKTATANYAPLKANSEVAKSVTWYQGGLLQFLNPKAWMMGLGAVGGFSLPGELFTQSIIMMSIAFVIVNLVAGLIWMGFGSLISLFLRSRRAWFIFNWTMGLLTALCVPLIWLE, translated from the coding sequence ATGACACTGGGGCTGATTTTTTCACTTTTTACATTTCTATTCATTGCTGCAGTCACACCCGGCCCTAACAATATGTTGCTGACCTCAAGTGCAGCAAACTATGGTTTTCGTCGTACTATCACACTCTGCCTAGGGATCATGCTGGGTATGCAGTCCATACTTTACCTCTCTGCATTTGGGATTGCTGCGCTTTTACTGCTATATCCCGCTATCCATATTGTCTTAAAAATTGCAGGGAGTATTTACTTATTGTGGCTCGCATGGAAAACCGCGACCGCAAATTATGCACCACTTAAAGCAAATAGCGAAGTGGCAAAAAGCGTGACTTGGTATCAGGGCGGTTTATTGCAGTTTTTAAATCCAAAAGCATGGATGATGGGTTTAGGGGCTGTTGGCGGGTTTAGCCTGCCCGGTGAGTTATTTACTCAATCAATTATCATGATGAGTATCGCTTTTGTGATTGTGAATTTGGTGGCAGGCCTTATTTGGATGGGGTTTGGTTCGCTAATTAGCTTGTTTCTTCGTAGCCGCCGTGCATGGTTTATTTTTAACTGGACGATGGGATTGCTGACGGCACTGTGCGTACCATTAATTTGGTTGGAGTAA
- a CDS encoding helix-turn-helix domain-containing protein, translated as MKTLRDAIAERSPQSQSRIKALTEEMVLETGLQLLREELNISQKMLAENLGISQPAITQIERRGNDLKLATLKRYVEAMGGKLSLTIELPTGHDHIFHI; from the coding sequence ATGAAAACACTGCGTGACGCAATTGCTGAACGTTCCCCTCAAAGCCAATCTAGAATCAAAGCGTTAACTGAAGAAATGGTACTCGAAACAGGTCTCCAGTTATTACGAGAAGAACTGAATATTTCCCAAAAAATGCTAGCTGAAAACCTAGGTATTTCGCAACCTGCGATTACACAAATTGAACGGCGGGGAAATGACCTAAAGCTTGCCACGTTAAAACGCTACGTCGAAGCGATGGGGGGGAAACTTAGCCTAACCATCGAATTACCAACAGGTCACGACCATATTTTTCATATATAG
- the murP gene encoding PTS N-acetylmuramic acid transporter subunit IIBC translates to MAKITIEMMQQILQQVGGRRNIKLAGNCMTRLRLTLNNEQLVDKAALKQIAGVLGVIESDEQLQIVLGPGKAQTAADLMNKMLEDEEDEHDELPHQTQDLNEIASANKQQLKKKQTSAVHRFLSKFATIFTPLIPGFIGAGLLMGIASLLGLLVANENLFPPDSQQLSWLKSAIAYLAIFGKGLFTFMGLLIGYNAQKAFGGSGVNGAIIAALFILGYDPEATKGFYSGMSNFFGWHIDPRGNIIGILIACIFGAWVEKQVRKIIPSSLDIILTSTITLLIVGAATFIFIMPIGVWLFDGMSWLFMHLNGNPIGTAVLAGLFLIAVMFGVHQGFIPVYVALVDAQGFNSLFPILAMAGAGQVGAALALYVKAKKGSVTRGQIGGALFPGFLGIGEPLIYGVTLPRVKPFVTACLGGAAGGFFIGAVAWMGLPVGLNTVFGPSGLIAIPLMTSGQGVLAGMAVYAGGILVSYVCGFLFTYLFGSKGVDLS, encoded by the coding sequence ATGGCTAAAATAACAATAGAAATGATGCAGCAGATCCTGCAACAGGTTGGGGGTCGTCGCAATATTAAATTAGCGGGTAACTGCATGACTCGCTTACGACTCACACTCAACAATGAACAACTCGTCGATAAAGCCGCACTCAAGCAAATCGCAGGTGTGCTTGGTGTTATTGAAAGTGACGAACAGCTACAAATTGTCCTTGGCCCAGGTAAAGCTCAAACCGCTGCGGACTTAATGAACAAAATGCTAGAGGATGAAGAAGATGAGCACGATGAACTGCCTCATCAAACTCAAGACTTGAACGAAATAGCCTCTGCCAATAAGCAGCAGTTGAAAAAGAAACAAACCAGTGCAGTACACCGCTTCCTATCAAAATTTGCCACCATCTTTACACCATTAATTCCGGGGTTTATTGGTGCAGGTCTCTTGATGGGGATCGCGTCATTGCTCGGCCTGTTAGTCGCCAATGAAAACTTATTCCCACCAGACTCCCAGCAGTTGAGCTGGTTAAAAAGCGCTATTGCCTACCTTGCTATATTCGGTAAAGGTTTATTTACCTTTATGGGGCTATTAATTGGCTACAACGCCCAAAAAGCCTTTGGAGGGAGCGGTGTTAACGGCGCAATTATTGCTGCCTTATTTATTTTAGGTTACGACCCTGAAGCCACAAAAGGTTTCTATTCAGGGATGTCGAACTTCTTTGGTTGGCACATTGACCCTCGCGGTAACATCATCGGGATTTTAATCGCCTGTATTTTTGGGGCGTGGGTAGAAAAACAAGTTCGTAAAATTATTCCATCCAGCCTTGATATTATTCTGACTTCAACCATTACTCTGTTAATTGTTGGAGCAGCTACCTTTATCTTTATCATGCCGATTGGTGTTTGGCTGTTCGATGGAATGTCTTGGTTATTTATGCACTTAAACGGCAACCCAATTGGAACCGCAGTTTTAGCAGGGCTGTTCTTGATCGCAGTAATGTTTGGGGTTCACCAAGGGTTTATCCCTGTTTACGTAGCCTTAGTGGACGCCCAAGGGTTTAACTCACTGTTCCCAATACTGGCAATGGCGGGTGCAGGCCAAGTCGGTGCAGCACTTGCTTTATATGTGAAAGCAAAAAAAGGCTCAGTCACCCGTGGGCAAATTGGTGGTGCTCTGTTCCCTGGCTTCTTAGGTATTGGTGAGCCACTGATTTACGGTGTCACACTTCCACGCGTCAAACCCTTTGTCACTGCGTGTTTAGGTGGCGCGGCAGGAGGGTTCTTTATCGGTGCGGTAGCATGGATGGGTTTGCCTGTCGGTTTAAATACGGTGTTTGGCCCATCAGGGTTAATTGCTATTCCCTTAATGACCTCAGGGCAAGGCGTTCTCGCTGGGATGGCAGTATATGCGGGCGGCATACTGGTTTCGTATGTCTGTGGTTTCCTCTTTACTTACCTGTTTGGCAGTAAAGGCGTCGATTTAAGTTAA
- the murQ gene encoding N-acetylmuramic acid 6-phosphate etherase, producing MTIDLSKMVTESRNAASTNIDQLSTIDMLHVINDEDKLVPLAVEKVLPEIAQLVDKVADAFLKGGRLVYSGAGTSGRLGILDASECPPTYGTPHEQVIGLIAGGHQAIFRAVENAEDKPELGEQDLKNIQFNEKDVLVGIAASGRTPYVLGALAYANSVGATTAAISCNPDSPIANAADIAITPVVGAEVVTGSSRMKAGTAQKLVLNMITTGAMIRIGKVFGNLMVDVEATNAKLIERQTKIVMEATDCDRTTAENALQQCDRHCKTAILMVLSGLNADDARQLLSNNNGFIRTALNMASSA from the coding sequence ATGACTATCGATTTAAGCAAAATGGTAACGGAAAGCCGTAATGCAGCCAGTACTAATATCGACCAGCTTTCAACGATTGATATGCTGCATGTAATTAATGATGAGGACAAACTCGTTCCGTTAGCGGTTGAAAAAGTGCTCCCTGAAATTGCGCAGCTGGTTGATAAAGTCGCAGACGCATTTCTAAAAGGCGGCCGGTTGGTTTACTCAGGCGCAGGTACGTCAGGGCGTTTAGGCATACTTGATGCCAGTGAGTGCCCACCAACTTATGGAACGCCTCATGAGCAAGTCATCGGTCTTATTGCTGGTGGCCACCAAGCTATTTTTCGCGCCGTCGAAAATGCGGAAGATAAACCTGAATTAGGCGAACAGGATCTGAAAAATATTCAATTCAATGAAAAAGATGTGCTGGTTGGCATCGCAGCAAGTGGACGTACTCCATATGTATTAGGCGCTTTAGCTTATGCAAACTCGGTTGGCGCGACTACCGCAGCCATTAGCTGTAATCCAGATAGCCCCATCGCCAATGCAGCAGATATCGCAATCACCCCTGTCGTTGGTGCAGAAGTCGTCACTGGCTCTTCTCGAATGAAAGCAGGCACTGCCCAAAAATTAGTTCTGAATATGATCACCACAGGCGCGATGATCCGCATCGGTAAGGTATTTGGCAACTTGATGGTGGATGTTGAAGCCACTAATGCCAAGTTAATTGAAAGACAAACTAAAATTGTTATGGAGGCAACTGACTGCGACCGAACCACCGCTGAAAACGCACTTCAACAATGTGACAGACACTGTAAAACGGCCATTTTGATGGTGTTATCGGGTCTGAATGCCGATGATGCTCGTCAACTGCTCTCAAACAATAACGGTTTTATTCGTACAGCACTCAATATGGCATCCTCCGCCTAA
- a CDS encoding MurR/RpiR family transcriptional regulator, with the protein MTLLDVITYSLPRLAENQRKIAQFILENPENILSLSSSQLAEKLNVSQSAIVKFSQKVGVKGYPALKLALSEIIGRQKLNEGAAHTALHNHIAPNDNLMVVAQKLAMEKNHSITETTKHIDFKQFEKVVELIDKSQRVQIVGIGGSGLTAKDLSYKLQKIGITTLVEFDHHVQIAAALTLSSNDVQIVISFTGKRKDMLSAANIAHKQGASIIAITRDRYSPLAQLSDYVLESIAEEDEWRSSSISSRTAQNTITDLIFMALLQKRETKAKSLVMNARMAINNLDE; encoded by the coding sequence ATGACATTATTGGACGTCATTACATATTCACTACCGAGATTAGCGGAAAATCAACGGAAAATTGCGCAATTTATCCTCGAAAATCCAGAAAATATACTGAGTTTGTCTTCATCTCAATTGGCTGAAAAACTAAATGTTAGCCAGTCTGCGATTGTGAAGTTTAGCCAAAAAGTGGGGGTTAAAGGGTACCCAGCGCTGAAACTGGCACTGAGTGAAATTATTGGGCGTCAGAAACTTAATGAAGGAGCTGCCCACACTGCATTACATAATCACATTGCACCGAATGATAATTTAATGGTGGTGGCACAAAAACTTGCGATGGAGAAAAACCATTCGATTACTGAGACCACAAAGCACATTGATTTCAAGCAGTTTGAAAAAGTTGTGGAGTTAATCGATAAATCACAACGAGTACAAATCGTGGGGATCGGCGGCTCGGGGCTAACGGCGAAAGATTTAAGCTACAAGCTACAAAAAATAGGGATCACCACATTAGTTGAATTTGACCATCATGTGCAAATTGCAGCGGCTTTAACGTTAAGTTCCAATGATGTACAGATTGTGATCTCGTTTACGGGCAAGCGGAAAGACATGCTGAGTGCAGCGAATATTGCTCATAAGCAAGGTGCATCGATTATTGCTATCACACGTGACCGATATTCGCCGCTGGCACAGTTATCTGATTACGTGCTAGAAAGCATCGCGGAAGAAGATGAATGGCGCAGTTCTTCTATTTCATCCAGAACGGCACAAAACACGATAACCGACCTCATTTTCATGGCATTGCTGCAAAAACGCGAGACCAAAGCTAAGTCATTAGTTATGAACGCGAGAATGGCAATTAATAATTTAGATGAATAG